In Variovorax paradoxus, a single genomic region encodes these proteins:
- a CDS encoding LolA-related protein yields MISGSKMRLDRLCKAFVLALAFCAVPAWAAFDLPELMTLLAKQKSGEARFTEQRFVHGLEGPLDASGTLNFDAPDKLVRRTLSPRIETMAVEGNTLTLSRGGRTRTLALDSMPELQGLVEAMRGTLTGDGATLQRYFRSTVTGSAAKWTLDLVPLDSRLAAQVRSMRISGRASDVLGLEMEFIGGDRSVMNISPNAPGTAPAGAAPSGAAGRGTP; encoded by the coding sequence ATGATTTCTGGCTCGAAGATGCGGCTTGACCGGCTCTGCAAGGCATTCGTGCTGGCACTGGCTTTTTGCGCCGTGCCGGCCTGGGCGGCGTTCGACCTGCCCGAGCTGATGACCCTGCTGGCCAAGCAGAAGAGCGGCGAGGCCCGCTTCACCGAACAACGCTTCGTGCACGGCCTGGAAGGCCCGCTCGACGCCAGCGGCACCCTGAACTTCGACGCGCCCGACAAGCTGGTGCGCCGCACCCTGTCGCCGCGCATCGAGACCATGGCGGTCGAGGGCAACACGCTGACTCTGTCGCGCGGCGGGCGCACCCGCACGCTGGCACTGGACAGCATGCCCGAGCTGCAAGGCCTGGTCGAAGCCATGCGCGGCACGCTGACCGGCGACGGCGCCACGCTGCAGCGCTACTTCCGCAGCACCGTCACGGGCTCCGCAGCCAAGTGGACGCTCGATCTGGTGCCGCTCGACAGCCGGCTGGCCGCCCAGGTGCGCAGCATGCGCATCAGCGGCCGCGCAAGCGACGTGCTGGGCCTCGAAATGGAGTTCATCGGCGGCGACCGCTCGGTCATGAACATTTCGCCGAACGCGCCCGGCACGGCGCCCGCGGGCGCGGCACCTTCCGGCGCGGCCGGCCGCGGCACGCCGTGA
- a CDS encoding MMPL family transporter, with translation MTVGQAGGPPSWRRRAVVLLAWLLVLVCGAVVIARTQIGADLSAFLPKSPDVRQRVLIEQLQSGVASRTLMLGIEGGSVEQRATVSRAVAKSMRESQLFDLVQNGDVSDWSDAGTWVFEHRYQLSPGVTPGQFTVAGLRDAINETLSMLGTPAGNVIKPLLDRDPTGETQRIAMELVPASAPRSEDGVWMSRSAPRALMIATTRAAGSDLDAQAVAIARVNAAYEAVARGMGADAPKLLLSGPPVFSVMSRDKIKTEAIHLAVVGGIVMGGLLLLAFASPRALVIAFLPVATGVVVGTASVSLVFGSVHGLTLGFGSTLIGETVDYAIYYLIQARGAAVAGTGWQRWRDLNWPTVRLGLLTSVCGFAALVFSGFPGLAQLGVFSIAGLVSAALATRYVLPMLAPDGATGMGMRRYMAQLAGALVRGLPRLRWPLAALGVAALGLVLWQGGHLWRGDLGAMSPVPKAAQQMDEMLRNDIGASDGGVLVVAYGDDEQAALRNTEAAAARLDALVDSGELMGYETVTRVLPSLQTQAARIGGLPSGDTLRANLAEATQGMPLPAARLEPFVKDVEAARKLQPVQRADLAGGPLGSVLNTLMYQRPGGGWGTLVVLHPGAKFDQKRLETALAGLPEVQVVDVGRELAGLYQRYLHEAFVQVLLGALAVVVLLGIYLRSWRRLLAVCQPLLFAVVLTLGGMAVLQAALGILHLVGLLLIVAVGSNYALFFDQLRTTGRADEDTLASLMLANLTTVVSFGLIAISDIPALSSIGRVVAPGALLALLLSAAFARSVGPSKASRG, from the coding sequence GTGACCGTGGGGCAGGCTGGCGGGCCGCCAAGCTGGCGGCGCAGGGCAGTCGTGCTGCTGGCATGGCTGCTTGTGCTGGTTTGCGGCGCGGTCGTCATCGCGCGCACGCAGATCGGCGCCGACCTCTCGGCCTTCCTGCCCAAGAGTCCCGACGTGCGCCAGCGGGTGCTGATCGAGCAGCTGCAAAGCGGCGTGGCTTCGCGCACGTTGATGCTGGGCATCGAGGGCGGCAGCGTCGAGCAGCGCGCCACGGTGTCGCGCGCGGTGGCCAAGAGCATGCGCGAGAGCCAGCTGTTCGACCTGGTGCAGAACGGCGACGTCAGCGACTGGAGCGACGCCGGCACCTGGGTCTTCGAGCATCGCTACCAGCTGTCGCCGGGCGTCACGCCGGGGCAGTTCACCGTCGCCGGCCTGCGCGACGCGATCAACGAGACGTTGTCGATGCTCGGCACGCCGGCCGGCAACGTCATCAAGCCGCTGCTCGACCGCGACCCCACCGGCGAAACCCAGCGCATCGCGATGGAGCTGGTGCCCGCGAGCGCACCGCGCAGCGAAGACGGCGTGTGGATGTCGCGCAGCGCGCCGCGCGCGCTGATGATCGCGACCACCCGTGCCGCCGGCAGCGACCTCGACGCGCAGGCCGTGGCCATCGCGCGGGTGAATGCGGCCTACGAAGCGGTCGCTCGCGGCATGGGGGCCGACGCGCCCAAGCTGCTGCTGAGCGGCCCGCCGGTTTTCTCGGTGATGAGCCGAGACAAGATCAAGACCGAAGCCATTCACCTCGCGGTGGTGGGCGGCATCGTGATGGGCGGGCTGCTGCTGCTGGCCTTTGCCTCGCCGCGCGCGCTGGTCATTGCCTTCCTGCCAGTGGCCACGGGCGTGGTGGTCGGCACCGCGAGCGTGAGCCTGGTGTTCGGCTCCGTGCACGGGCTGACGCTGGGCTTCGGCAGCACGCTGATCGGCGAGACGGTCGACTACGCCATCTACTACCTCATCCAGGCGCGCGGCGCGGCCGTGGCTGGCACCGGCTGGCAACGCTGGCGCGACCTGAATTGGCCGACCGTGCGGCTGGGCTTGCTCACTTCGGTGTGCGGTTTTGCCGCGCTGGTGTTCTCGGGCTTTCCGGGGCTGGCGCAGCTGGGCGTGTTTTCGATCGCCGGGCTGGTGTCTGCCGCGCTGGCCACGCGCTATGTGCTGCCGATGCTCGCGCCCGACGGCGCCACCGGCATGGGCATGCGCCGCTACATGGCGCAGCTCGCGGGTGCGCTGGTGCGCGGCCTGCCGCGCCTGCGCTGGCCGCTGGCCGCGCTCGGCGTGGCGGCGCTGGGGCTGGTGCTGTGGCAGGGCGGCCATCTGTGGCGCGGCGACCTGGGCGCGATGAGCCCGGTGCCCAAGGCCGCCCAGCAGATGGACGAGATGCTGCGCAACGACATCGGCGCCAGCGATGGCGGCGTGCTGGTGGTGGCCTACGGCGACGACGAGCAGGCCGCGCTGCGCAACACCGAGGCCGCGGCGGCGCGGCTCGATGCGCTCGTGGACAGCGGCGAACTCATGGGCTACGAGACCGTCACGCGCGTGCTGCCCAGCCTGCAGACCCAGGCGGCGCGCATCGGCGGCCTGCCGTCCGGCGATACCCTCCGCGCCAATCTTGCCGAGGCGACGCAGGGCATGCCGCTGCCGGCGGCACGCCTCGAACCTTTCGTAAAGGACGTGGAGGCCGCGCGCAAGCTGCAGCCGGTGCAGCGCGCCGACCTGGCCGGCGGCCCGCTGGGCTCGGTGCTCAATACGCTGATGTACCAGCGCCCGGGCGGCGGCTGGGGCACGCTGGTGGTGCTGCACCCCGGCGCCAAGTTCGACCAGAAGCGGCTCGAGACCGCGCTGGCCGGACTGCCCGAAGTGCAGGTGGTCGATGTCGGCCGCGAGCTGGCCGGCCTCTATCAACGCTACCTGCACGAAGCCTTCGTGCAGGTGCTGCTGGGCGCGCTGGCGGTGGTGGTGTTGCTGGGCATCTACCTGCGCTCGTGGCGCCGGCTTCTGGCCGTGTGCCAGCCGCTGCTGTTCGCGGTGGTGCTCACGCTGGGCGGCATGGCAGTGCTGCAGGCGGCGTTGGGCATCCTGCACCTGGTGGGGCTGCTGCTGATCGTGGCGGTGGGCTCCAACTACGCGCTGTTCTTCGACCAGCTGCGCACCACCGGCCGGGCCGACGAGGACACGCTGGCCTCGCTGATGCTGGCCAACCTGACGACGGTGGTGTCCTTCGGGCTGATCGCGATCTCCGACATTCCCGCGCTTTCGTCGATCGGCCGCGTGGTCGCACCGGGGGCGCTGCTGGCGCTGCTGCTGTCGGCGGCGTTCGCACGCAGCGTGGGGCCTTCGAAGGCTTCGCGCGGTTGA
- a CDS encoding polysaccharide deacetylase family protein has protein sequence MSSASAPRESWPWPPAIRASAAWHVAAIGAGVLVPGALPWAVGAIVLNHALITGAGLTPRSSLLGPNVTRLPEAAGARREVAITIDDGPEPEVTPRVLDLLDAHGQRATFFCIAERVLAQPALAREIVARGHSIQNHTARHRHNFSFLGPSGFAAEIARAQDILSDVTGQRPTCFRAPAGLRNPFLEPVLHSLGLSLVSWTRRGFDTREGDAAKVMARLSRNLQARDILLLHDGNAARTAEGQPVLLEVLPLLLERLRADGLRAVTLPEGMKS, from the coding sequence ATGTCTTCCGCCTCCGCTCCTCGTGAATCCTGGCCCTGGCCGCCGGCCATCCGGGCCAGCGCTGCTTGGCACGTTGCCGCCATCGGCGCGGGTGTGCTGGTGCCGGGCGCACTGCCGTGGGCCGTGGGCGCCATCGTGCTGAACCATGCACTGATCACAGGCGCCGGCCTCACGCCGCGCAGCAGCCTGCTGGGCCCCAATGTCACGCGCTTGCCTGAAGCGGCCGGCGCGCGCCGCGAGGTGGCGATCACCATCGACGACGGACCGGAGCCCGAGGTCACGCCGCGCGTGCTCGACCTGCTCGACGCGCACGGCCAGCGCGCCACCTTCTTCTGCATTGCCGAGCGCGTGCTGGCGCAGCCCGCGCTGGCGCGCGAGATCGTGGCGCGCGGCCACAGCATCCAGAACCACACGGCGCGGCATCGTCACAATTTTTCCTTTCTCGGACCGAGCGGTTTCGCCGCCGAGATCGCGCGCGCGCAGGACATCTTGAGCGACGTCACCGGCCAGCGCCCGACCTGTTTCCGCGCGCCGGCCGGCCTGCGCAACCCTTTCCTGGAACCCGTGCTGCACAGCCTCGGCCTTTCGCTGGTGAGCTGGACGCGGCGCGGTTTCGACACGCGCGAAGGCGACGCCGCCAAGGTGATGGCGCGCCTGAGCCGCAACCTGCAGGCGCGCGACATCCTGTTGCTGCACGACGGCAATGCCGCGCGCACCGCCGAAGGACAACCCGTTTTGCTGGAGGTATTGCCCTTGTTGCTCGAACGTCTGCGCGCCGATGGACTGCGCGCTGTCACCTTGCCCGAGGGCATGAAGTCATGA
- a CDS encoding class I SAM-dependent methyltransferase has protein sequence MSAVLPSRGATDNAWRELHEAATIPYKKGGSFAWHFARGKLGRDPVFRGLLERGLIGAQHRRVVDIGCGQGLFASLLASMSAMQKKGRWPASWSATPDSADYTGIELMPKDVARAEASIGHLQPTPKLVCADMCSAELPDCDLVVILDVLHYVNLEAQQGVLLRVRDALRRGGNPQARLLLRVGDASSRRGFAISQWVDRTVTRVRGHKVSPTWGRPLAEWTALLDHLGFRVHSIPMSEGTPFANVLLVADLEVDRAA, from the coding sequence ATGAGCGCGGTGTTGCCCTCGCGGGGCGCAACCGACAACGCATGGCGCGAGCTGCATGAAGCCGCGACCATTCCCTACAAGAAGGGCGGCAGCTTCGCCTGGCACTTCGCGCGCGGCAAGCTCGGGCGCGACCCGGTGTTCCGCGGCCTGCTCGAGCGCGGCCTGATCGGTGCGCAGCACCGTCGCGTGGTCGACATCGGCTGCGGGCAGGGCCTGTTCGCCAGCCTGCTCGCGTCGATGAGCGCGATGCAGAAAAAAGGCCGCTGGCCCGCGTCGTGGTCCGCCACGCCGGACAGCGCCGACTACACCGGCATCGAGCTGATGCCCAAGGACGTGGCGCGCGCCGAAGCCTCCATCGGCCATCTGCAGCCCACGCCCAAGCTGGTCTGCGCCGACATGTGCTCGGCCGAGCTGCCCGACTGCGACCTCGTCGTGATCCTGGACGTGCTGCACTACGTGAACCTGGAGGCGCAGCAGGGCGTTCTGCTGCGCGTGCGCGACGCGCTGCGGCGCGGCGGCAACCCGCAGGCGCGGCTGCTGCTGCGCGTGGGCGATGCGTCGAGCCGCCGCGGCTTCGCGATCAGCCAGTGGGTCGACCGCACGGTGACGCGCGTTCGCGGCCACAAGGTCTCGCCGACCTGGGGGCGCCCGCTGGCCGAGTGGACCGCCTTGCTCGACCATCTGGGCTTTCGCGTGCACAGCATCCCGATGAGCGAGGGCACCCCCTTTGCCAACGTGCTTCTGGTGGCCGACCTGGAAGTGGACCGCGCCGCATGA
- a CDS encoding hydroxymyristoyl-ACP dehydratase, whose amino-acid sequence MTAPQTLDRAGIAQRIPHSGSMCLLERLESWDADAIHCSTTTHAQDDNPLRTESGLLAPNAIEYAAQAMALHGGLLAAEGSTPSAGFLASARNVKLAVARLDDIDGALQVRAKRLSGDDRQILYEFTVKAEDGRSLAEGRAVVVLNTPLAAEESTSS is encoded by the coding sequence ATGACCGCGCCGCAGACGCTCGACCGCGCCGGCATCGCGCAGCGCATTCCGCACAGCGGCAGCATGTGCCTGCTGGAGCGGCTCGAAAGCTGGGACGCCGACGCGATCCATTGCAGCACCACCACGCATGCCCAGGACGACAACCCGCTGCGCACCGAGAGTGGCTTGCTCGCGCCGAACGCCATCGAATACGCCGCGCAGGCGATGGCGCTGCACGGCGGCCTGCTGGCGGCCGAAGGCAGCACGCCGTCGGCCGGTTTTCTGGCGAGCGCGCGCAACGTCAAGCTGGCGGTGGCGCGACTCGACGATATCGACGGTGCCTTGCAGGTGCGCGCGAAGCGCCTGTCTGGCGACGACCGCCAGATCCTCTATGAATTCACGGTGAAGGCCGAAGACGGCCGCTCGCTGGCCGAGGGCCGTGCCGTGGTGGTCCTGAACACGCCGCTGGCCGCGGAAGAAAGCACATCGTCATGA
- the fabG gene encoding 3-oxoacyl-ACP reductase FabG, which produces MSLEGKRALITGASGALGAAMARRFAREGATVLLHANSRPEAVEQLAEAISADGGKAECHVFDLRSDEACAAACARILEGGSVQILVNNAGVHDDAVLPGMRAEQWHKVIDVSLNGFFRVTQPLLLPMMRTRWGRILNISSVAAIAGNRGQVNYAAAKGALNSATKALSLEVASRGVTVNAIAPGIIASPMADAVFDPAVINQMVPVKRAGTPEEVAALAAFLAGNEAGYITGQVISVNGGMI; this is translated from the coding sequence ATGAGTCTCGAAGGAAAACGCGCCCTGATCACCGGCGCCAGCGGCGCGCTCGGCGCGGCCATGGCCCGCCGCTTCGCGCGCGAGGGCGCGACGGTGCTGCTGCACGCCAACTCGCGGCCGGAAGCGGTCGAGCAACTGGCCGAGGCCATTTCGGCCGACGGCGGCAAGGCGGAATGCCATGTGTTCGACCTGCGCAGCGACGAGGCTTGCGCGGCGGCTTGCGCGCGCATCCTCGAGGGCGGCTCGGTCCAGATCCTCGTCAACAACGCGGGCGTGCACGACGACGCAGTGCTGCCGGGCATGCGTGCCGAGCAGTGGCACAAGGTGATCGACGTTTCGCTCAACGGCTTCTTCCGCGTCACGCAGCCCTTGCTGCTTCCGATGATGCGCACACGCTGGGGACGCATCCTGAACATCTCGTCGGTGGCCGCCATCGCCGGCAATCGCGGGCAGGTCAACTACGCTGCGGCCAAAGGCGCGCTCAACAGCGCAACCAAGGCGCTGTCGCTCGAAGTGGCGTCGCGCGGCGTGACGGTGAACGCCATCGCGCCGGGGATCATTGCGTCGCCCATGGCGGATGCGGTGTTCGATCCGGCGGTCATCAACCAGATGGTGCCTGTGAAGCGGGCCGGGACACCGGAAGAGGTGGCTGCCTTGGCCGCGTTCCTTGCTGGCAACGAGGCCGGGTACATCACTGGGCAAGTGATTTCGGTCAATGGCGGGATGATCTGA
- a CDS encoding glycosyltransferase family 2 protein encodes MPDASRTHLVLIPSYNTGERVFSTVEAARAQWNPVWVVVDGSDDGTGERLQQMAASDPGLRVWVLPQNQGKGSAVLHGLRAAQDAGFTHALTMDSDGQHPADLIPEFMKASLDRPETMVLGRPVFDASAPLLRVRGRRVSNGWTQLETLFAGVGDSLYGFRVYPVGDLIAVMAKQPWMRRFDFDTEAVVRLAWRGVKPVNIDAPVKYLSAEEGGVSHFRYGRDNVLLTWMHTRLMVEFVLRLPGLVFRKLAGKPPFQD; translated from the coding sequence ATGCCAGACGCCTCGCGCACCCACCTTGTCCTGATCCCGAGCTACAACACGGGAGAACGCGTGTTCTCCACGGTCGAGGCCGCGCGCGCTCAATGGAACCCGGTATGGGTGGTGGTGGACGGCAGCGACGACGGCACGGGCGAGCGGCTGCAGCAGATGGCCGCCAGCGATCCCGGCCTGCGGGTGTGGGTGCTGCCGCAGAACCAGGGCAAGGGCTCGGCGGTGCTGCACGGACTGCGCGCCGCGCAGGACGCCGGCTTCACGCATGCGCTGACGATGGACTCCGACGGGCAGCATCCGGCGGACCTGATTCCCGAATTCATGAAAGCCTCGCTGGACCGGCCCGAGACGATGGTGCTGGGGCGCCCGGTGTTCGACGCGAGTGCGCCGCTGCTGCGCGTGCGCGGGCGGCGCGTATCGAATGGGTGGACGCAGCTAGAAACCTTGTTTGCCGGGGTGGGCGATTCGCTCTACGGCTTTCGGGTGTATCCGGTGGGCGACCTGATCGCGGTGATGGCCAAGCAGCCGTGGATGCGGCGCTTCGACTTCGACACCGAAGCGGTTGTCCGGCTGGCCTGGCGCGGGGTCAAGCCGGTGAACATCGATGCGCCGGTGAAATACCTGAGCGCCGAGGAAGGCGGGGTTTCGCACTTCCGCTATGGGCGGGACAACGTGCTGCTGACGTGGATGCACACGCGGCTGATGGTGGAGTTCGTGCTGCGGCTGCCGGGGTTGGTGTTTCGGAAGCTGGCTGGGAAGCCGCCGTTTCAGGACTGA
- a CDS encoding lysophospholipid acyltransferase family protein has protein sequence MTRVLRILTSIPLALMLYALLLFLGLISLVWNFVAMLIYPLMPMRPARALGRMTIAFAYRMFWWLASVTGMMRIDATCLDPMRKEPGVIFVANHPTMLDALLLVARLPRSACIMKADLMGNIFLGAGARLARYISNKSARMMVRLAVNDLRNGGQLVIFPEGTRTVTPPLNPFRPGVTLIAKLAQAPIQTVFIDTDSPYLSKGWPLWRVPPLPIVFTLRLGKRFAATQDSDVLQADLEHYFRQNMEQRATDASPECQTPRAPTLS, from the coding sequence ATGACCCGAGTGCTGCGCATTCTCACGTCGATCCCGCTTGCGTTGATGCTTTACGCGCTGCTGCTTTTCCTGGGCCTGATCTCTCTGGTCTGGAACTTCGTGGCCATGCTGATCTACCCGCTGATGCCCATGCGCCCTGCCCGCGCGCTGGGCCGCATGACCATCGCGTTCGCCTACCGCATGTTCTGGTGGCTGGCGTCGGTGACGGGCATGATGCGCATCGACGCCACCTGCCTCGACCCGATGCGCAAGGAGCCCGGCGTGATCTTCGTGGCCAACCACCCGACCATGCTCGACGCCCTGCTGCTGGTGGCGCGTCTGCCGCGCAGCGCCTGCATCATGAAGGCCGACCTGATGGGCAACATCTTCCTCGGCGCGGGTGCGCGGCTGGCGCGCTACATCAGCAACAAGTCGGCCCGCATGATGGTGCGGCTGGCGGTGAACGACCTGCGCAACGGCGGGCAGCTGGTGATCTTTCCCGAAGGAACGCGCACGGTGACGCCGCCGCTCAACCCCTTTCGGCCCGGCGTGACGCTGATCGCCAAGCTGGCGCAGGCGCCGATCCAGACCGTGTTCATCGACACCGACTCGCCCTATCTCAGCAAGGGCTGGCCGCTGTGGCGGGTGCCGCCGCTGCCGATCGTCTTCACGCTGCGGCTGGGCAAGCGCTTCGCGGCCACGCAGGACAGCGATGTGCTGCAGGCCGACCTGGAACACTACTTTCGCCAAAACATGGAACAGCGCGCCACCGACGCGTCCCCCGAATGCCAGACGCCTCGCGCACCCACCTTGTCCTGA
- a CDS encoding class I SAM-dependent methyltransferase — MTPSPTGGPVTPVVLPPHAPLPLYYSNEAEHQAFLRRIFDNTAADYDRIESVLAFGTGPSYRRAALQQAGLAPGAEVLDVGIGTGLVAREALKLIGPTGKLVGVDPSAGMMDQVKLPGVELVQGVAEALPRPDASCDFVSMGYAMRHISDVAAAFGEFHRVLRPGGRVVVLEITKPEGRVATALLKGYMRAVVPLIARVVGRRRDTSELWRYYWDTIEACIPPEQVVQALAAAGFRDVRRHASLGVFSAYTAIKPDHIVEAR; from the coding sequence ATGACGCCATCGCCTACCGGCGGCCCCGTGACGCCCGTCGTCCTGCCGCCACACGCTCCCCTGCCGCTGTACTACAGCAACGAGGCAGAGCACCAGGCGTTCCTGCGTCGCATCTTCGACAACACGGCTGCCGACTACGACCGCATCGAAAGCGTGCTCGCCTTCGGCACCGGCCCCTCCTACCGCCGCGCGGCGCTGCAGCAGGCGGGTCTGGCGCCGGGCGCCGAGGTGCTCGACGTGGGCATCGGCACCGGGCTGGTGGCGCGCGAGGCGCTGAAGCTCATCGGCCCGACCGGCAAGCTCGTGGGCGTGGACCCCAGCGCCGGCATGATGGACCAGGTGAAGCTGCCCGGCGTCGAGCTGGTGCAGGGCGTGGCGGAGGCCCTTCCCCGCCCCGACGCCAGTTGCGATTTCGTGAGCATGGGCTACGCCATGCGCCACATCAGCGACGTGGCCGCCGCCTTCGGCGAATTCCACCGCGTGCTGCGCCCCGGCGGGCGCGTGGTGGTGCTCGAAATTACCAAGCCCGAGGGCCGCGTCGCGACGGCGCTGCTCAAGGGCTACATGCGCGCCGTGGTGCCGCTGATCGCCCGCGTGGTCGGTCGTCGGCGTGACACCTCGGAACTGTGGCGCTATTACTGGGACACGATCGAGGCCTGCATTCCCCCTGAACAGGTGGTGCAGGCGCTGGCCGCGGCGGGTTTCCGCGACGTGCGCCGGCATGCCAGCCTCGGCGTGTTCTCTGCCTATACCGCCATCAAACCAGACCATATCGTCGAGGCAAGGTGA
- a CDS encoding YebC/PmpR family DNA-binding transcriptional regulator yields MAGHSKWANIQHRKGRQDEKRGKLWTRAIREITVAARAGGADLGSNPRLRLAVEKAKAVNLPIDTIKRNIDKATGNLEGVNYEEIRYEGYGIGGAAIIVDTMTDNRVRTVAEVRHAFSKYGGNMGTEGSVAFQFKHCGQIVFAPGTDEDKVMEVALEAGAEDVVTDDDGAIEVLTPVADFEAVKNALEAAGLKPEVAEVTMRAENPIEVAGEDAAKMQKLLDVLEDLDDVQDVYHNASLSE; encoded by the coding sequence ATGGCCGGACATAGCAAATGGGCAAATATTCAGCACCGCAAGGGCCGTCAGGACGAGAAACGCGGCAAGCTCTGGACCCGTGCCATTCGCGAAATCACGGTGGCGGCGCGCGCCGGCGGCGCTGACCTGGGCTCCAACCCCCGGCTGCGGCTGGCGGTTGAAAAGGCCAAGGCCGTGAACCTGCCCATCGACACCATCAAGCGCAACATCGACAAGGCCACCGGCAACCTCGAAGGCGTCAATTACGAAGAAATTCGTTACGAAGGGTACGGCATCGGCGGCGCGGCGATCATCGTCGACACCATGACCGACAACCGCGTGCGCACCGTGGCCGAAGTGCGCCACGCCTTCTCCAAGTACGGCGGCAACATGGGCACCGAAGGCTCGGTGGCCTTCCAGTTCAAGCATTGCGGCCAGATCGTCTTCGCGCCCGGCACCGATGAAGACAAGGTGATGGAAGTGGCGCTCGAAGCGGGCGCCGAAGACGTCGTCACCGACGACGACGGCGCCATCGAAGTGCTCACTCCCGTTGCCGACTTCGAAGCCGTCAAGAACGCGCTCGAGGCCGCGGGCCTGAAGCCCGAGGTGGCCGAAGTCACCATGCGCGCCGAGAACCCCATCGAAGTCGCCGGCGAGGACGCCGCGAAAATGCAGAAGTTGCTCGACGTGCTCGAGGACCTGGACGACGTGCAGGACGTTTATCACAACGCCTCGTTGTCCGAGTAA
- the purD gene encoding phosphoribosylamine--glycine ligase — protein MKVLVIGGGGREHALAWRLAQATRVSRVYVAPGNGGTASDERYDCIDITEPAALREWAIKEKIALTVVGPEAPLAAGVVDEFREHGLRIFGPTQAAAQLESSKAFSKAFMKRHKIPTAEYEAFTDAALAHAYIDAKGAPIVVKADGLAAGKGVVVAMTAQEAHEAVDFMLVDNKFGVSHNEGGARVVIEEFLQGEEASFIVLCDGKNVTALATSQDHKRLLDNDEGPNTGGMGAYSPAPVVTAEVHARAMREIILPTIRGMEKDGIPYTGFLYAGLMIDAAGHPKTLEFNCRMGDPETQPIMMRLKSDLFEVFWHATDGTLDQVELQWDRRVALGVVMAAHGYPLSPRKGDRITGIPAEAPDAVVFHAGTTLDNGELKTSGGRVLCVTVLADSVKLAQQRVYEVAARVKFDGAQYRKDIGFRALHARNTPPNA, from the coding sequence ATGAAGGTACTGGTAATTGGGGGAGGGGGCCGTGAACACGCTCTGGCGTGGCGTCTGGCGCAGGCCACCCGGGTGAGCCGCGTGTACGTGGCCCCCGGCAACGGCGGCACCGCGAGCGACGAACGCTACGACTGCATCGACATCACCGAGCCCGCCGCGCTGCGCGAGTGGGCCATCAAGGAAAAGATCGCGCTGACCGTGGTCGGCCCCGAGGCGCCGCTGGCGGCCGGCGTGGTCGACGAGTTCCGCGAGCACGGCCTGCGCATCTTCGGGCCCACGCAGGCCGCCGCGCAGCTCGAAAGCTCCAAGGCGTTTTCCAAGGCGTTCATGAAGCGCCACAAGATTCCCACGGCCGAATACGAAGCCTTCACCGACGCCGCGCTCGCGCATGCCTACATCGACGCCAAGGGCGCGCCGATCGTCGTCAAGGCCGACGGCCTGGCAGCCGGCAAGGGCGTGGTGGTGGCCATGACCGCGCAGGAAGCGCACGAGGCGGTCGACTTCATGCTGGTCGACAACAAGTTCGGCGTGTCGCACAACGAAGGCGGCGCGCGTGTCGTCATCGAAGAATTCCTGCAGGGTGAGGAAGCCAGCTTCATCGTGCTGTGCGACGGCAAGAACGTCACCGCGCTGGCCACCAGCCAGGACCACAAGCGCCTGCTCGACAACGACGAAGGCCCCAACACCGGCGGCATGGGCGCGTATTCGCCCGCGCCGGTGGTCACGGCAGAGGTGCATGCGCGCGCCATGCGCGAGATCATCCTGCCGACCATCCGCGGCATGGAAAAGGACGGCATTCCTTACACCGGCTTCCTGTATGCCGGCCTGATGATCGACGCGGCCGGCCATCCGAAGACGCTCGAGTTCAACTGCCGCATGGGCGACCCCGAGACGCAGCCGATCATGATGCGCCTGAAGTCCGACCTGTTCGAGGTGTTCTGGCACGCCACCGACGGCACGCTCGACCAGGTCGAGCTGCAATGGGACCGTCGCGTGGCGCTGGGCGTGGTGATGGCCGCGCACGGCTATCCGCTGTCGCCGCGCAAGGGCGACCGCATCACCGGCATTCCGGCCGAGGCGCCCGACGCGGTGGTGTTCCACGCCGGCACCACGCTGGACAACGGCGAGCTCAAGACCAGCGGCGGCCGCGTGCTTTGCGTGACCGTGCTGGCCGACAGCGTGAAGCTCGCGCAACAGCGGGTCTACGAGGTGGCGGCGCGCGTCAAGTTCGACGGCGCGCAGTACCGCAAGGACATCGGATTCCGCGCGCTTCATGCGCGCAACACTCCTCCCAACGCTTGA